One stretch of Streptomyces sp. A2-16 DNA includes these proteins:
- a CDS encoding GntR family transcriptional regulator, which produces MVEYRIDRRSGVATYMQIVQQTKQALRLGLIEPGDKLPTAREVVEATAINPNTVLKAYRELEREGLVEARRGLGTFVRRTLGTAVQAADTPLRAELEDWAARARSAGLGREDVDAFFTAVLDEHFPKGDQ; this is translated from the coding sequence GTGGTCGAGTACCGCATCGACCGGCGCTCCGGCGTCGCCACCTACATGCAGATCGTCCAGCAGACCAAGCAGGCCCTCCGGCTGGGCCTCATCGAACCCGGCGACAAGCTCCCCACGGCCCGCGAGGTCGTGGAGGCCACCGCCATCAATCCGAACACCGTGCTCAAGGCGTACCGCGAACTGGAGCGGGAGGGCCTGGTCGAGGCCCGCCGCGGCCTCGGCACCTTCGTCCGCAGGACGCTCGGCACCGCCGTCCAGGCCGCCGACACCCCCCTGCGTGCCGAGCTCGAGGACTGGGCCGCACGCGCCCGGTCCGCGGGCCTGGGGCGCGAGGACGTCGACGCGTTCTTCACCGCCGTACTCGACGAGCATTTCCCGAAGGGGGACCAGTGA
- a CDS encoding ABC transporter ATP-binding protein codes for MSSTSTTPAVALEASGLGKRYGRRAAALDGCSFRLPAGRISALVGPNGAGKSTLLAIAAGLLRPTSGTLTVLGQGPGEARDRIAYLAQNKPLYPQLTITETLRMGAELNPARWDADRASRIVEQGGLDPKARIRGLSGGQRTRVALALALGKRPDLMLLDEPMADLDPLARHELMGTLMADTAERGTTVLISSHIVAELADACDHLLLLGGGRVRLGGGIDDLLAAHTLVTGRGTPADLAPHTVVESRTAGRGLTALIRRDGPVGEGWATEEPSLEELLLAHLRAPDAPALLTPGTTAAPEAVTA; via the coding sequence GTGAGTTCCACCAGCACCACCCCGGCCGTCGCCCTGGAGGCGTCCGGCCTGGGCAAGCGGTACGGCAGGCGGGCCGCGGCCCTCGACGGCTGCTCCTTCCGGCTGCCCGCGGGCCGCATCAGCGCGCTGGTCGGCCCCAACGGCGCCGGAAAGTCCACCCTCCTCGCGATAGCCGCGGGACTGCTGCGACCCACCTCCGGCACGCTCACCGTCCTCGGCCAGGGGCCGGGCGAGGCCCGCGACCGGATCGCCTACCTCGCCCAGAACAAGCCGCTGTACCCCCAGCTGACCATCACCGAGACCCTGCGCATGGGCGCCGAGCTCAACCCGGCCCGCTGGGACGCCGACCGCGCCTCACGGATCGTGGAGCAGGGCGGCCTTGACCCGAAGGCCCGCATCCGCGGCCTCTCCGGCGGCCAGCGCACCCGCGTCGCCCTCGCCCTGGCGCTCGGCAAGCGCCCCGATCTGATGCTCCTCGACGAGCCGATGGCCGACCTCGACCCGCTCGCCCGGCACGAGCTGATGGGCACCCTGATGGCGGACACCGCCGAACGCGGCACCACGGTGCTGATCTCCTCGCACATCGTCGCCGAGCTCGCCGACGCCTGTGACCACCTGCTGCTCCTGGGCGGCGGCCGGGTCCGGCTCGGCGGCGGCATCGACGACCTGCTCGCCGCGCACACCCTGGTGACCGGCCGCGGCACCCCCGCCGACCTGGCCCCGCACACGGTGGTCGAGTCCCGCACCGCGGGCCGCGGCCTGACCGCCCTGATCCGCCGCGACGGCCCCGTCGGCGAGGGCTGGGCGACCGAGGAGCCCTCGCTGGAAGAGCTGCTGCTGGCCCACCTGCGCGCCCCCGACGCCCCCGCCCTGCTCACCCCGGGCACCACCGCGGCCCCCGAGGCGGTGACGGCATGA